The nucleotide sequence GAACATTATTTCAAACGCCAGATACATGTTTATTATAGATATGGGGAATGTTAAACAGAGAGAACAACATTCAAAGTCGAGTTGTACCCCAATAATTTAATGTAACATGTCGAATTACCTTTAAATTAGTAACACGTTCTTATGACGTCAGAAGACTGCGGTCGGTGACAATCATTTTAATCAAGTAATGTTGTGTAAATTCTGAGAAACATGTCTGGAGTGAGTAGTACCTTGCTTTGTATGAGCAACAAAGAAATACATGTCTGTCgtggagaaagaaaaaaaaactaatttgtACGAAAACTTTTAAGGTGCTGTCGAAATGTGTAGACTTTTTATGTAAAGATAGTATAACATTCAACAAACGGTTAATTGTTCAGTTATAATGTTGTTAACCATTGCCAATTACAAAACTGATCCAATTGGTTGAATCTAATAAGTGAGGTATTCAcaaattttgctgcaaaatgatGTGATGATTATCTAGGGGAGAAGTCATTGATTGAAGAACGGGCTAAACAATAAATTATTGATCAGTAAATATATTCCACAGATGGAACATTTGCAACAAAAAATGATTACATGCGAATGCAGAATGTtatcatttcaacattaattTTACAGCAAAATGATGAATTGCAACAATATTGCAGGAAAAGATCCTCACATGGACGGCAACTGAACGTTTCCATAAGTTTGTGATAGATTACGTGTGAACCTGCTTCGACGTATACTCAGGAATGCTTTTGTGTTTTTGTGGCTCGGTGATTTGGTCTCTGTGATTACAAACTTTAAAGCCAGTCAGACGGGACCATTTTCTGAAGCTTATACTATTCTATACTGTCCTTTTATGGCATGCAGCACAACATTCCTGTTATTATAGAAACAAAATGCGTGTTGTTGTCTATATACAGCCTATAGACAAATACGTTGGTCAGAATCCGTACTTCTTACACGATTTAAATAACATAACGGAATTTGTATTTGTGTGTGGACTTAGCAAATGCTTTCTTAAAATCAATGTTTTAAAAGAGCTACACATAACACATAATTTGACAAACATTGCATTATTTGAGATTTGacggaactatatatatatatatatatatatatatatatatatatatataccccttTCTTCTGCTACAGGCCCGGCTAATTGGGGAGATGTCGCTGCAGAATGCGATGAGCGGAGACAATCTCCGATTGACTTCGTACATGAAGACACCATCTCTGTATCATGGAAGCCATTCGAATTTGAAGGTTACGATGCACGTACAGGCAGTATAACGAGAATTAACAACAACGGCCATACCGGTAAGTAAATaaatggtgtatatatatatatatatatatatatatgaatatatatatatatatatgaatatatattcatatatatatcttttactTCAGGCATagtgccggggggggggggggtaccaaaTCGGCCGTTTCTTTTCAAACAGCACAAGTGACACGGCACCGTTTTGAATGTGTTTTAAAACACCCTTTGCTCTCCGCATTGAATTTTGTTAAGCATCTTATCTTTAACGAGAAGGGAGCTTAAGTTAGGAGTTTGTTTGTAAATACAATGAATAATGGCAATAGTTTGAGTTGCATAATTTGTTGACAGCGATGATGGAGTTGGACGGATTCCATTCTGTCTCTGAGGGGGGTCTACCAACCGAGTATGAGGCGCTCCAGGTACACTTTCACTGGGGCAAGACAGACGCTGTAGGGTCAGAGCATACTATAGACGGCAAACAGTTTCCATTAGAAGTAAGTATAGATAACACAGGCAAACGATACAGTATAGTTCCGACCATacccctctccaccccaccctttccccaccagcacccccttccccaccccttccccaccccacttcatcccccaccccacctccttCCCCACCACCTTCTCCAAACACTGTAACACGTCACCCCTGCAGACTTGAACGTATATCGACATGACATGATTGATTTCATGAGGGAATTACCCTGATCATCCCAATACATGGTAGTTTATTATACCAATACAAAGTATATTATCCCAATACATAGTAGTATATTATCCCAATACATATATAGTAGTTGAGCAACGATCAAAGCAGCCCATACTGGTCCTACACTGTATATCTTTTTGTATAACGTTACGGTATGTGTTATATTTTACAGATGCATATTGTTCACTACGCATACATATCATTCAATGGATCAGTAAGGGACGCCGTGGGGTCCGGAGATCCAGAGGCACTGGCCGTACTCGGTGTGCTCTTTGAGGTAAGACTATCAATCTAACACGAAAAACCAGCCGACTCGGATCCAATCTAAATCAATCTAATCCAATCCCATTTCGCATAGACTATTATTTCCCACCGGCGCTATGAAGGGCATACTAAGAAAGATTTAACTACCCTTCATTAGCCACACTAATTCCAAGATTATGTTTAATATCTGACATTACACATCGCCAATTGATTTcagttatgattttttttttatcttgtatGTCTTTAGGTCTGATTGTCTGCCTAAATCTGCAGGCTGGCTATTATGCTCATGTATatgtttctgtttgtaagtTTGTTCCTGTATTCTCACGTCAATTGTTCTGTGTTCGATGTCTCTACATAGTTTTGAGTTTAGTCCTTATTCCATTTTCAATTTCACAGATAGGGGAAGAAGACAACGAAGAGTTGGCTGAAATTATAACGGGTTTGACTGAAATTACAGCTGAAGGTATACATTATCGTTTACACCGAAAGGACTGCAGTATCGTATACTGCTGTGTATAGCGCTGTGGTTTTCTTGTTAAGCCCATATGACCGTCCTCCCGATATAACATTTGAAAAACTTgttaatatttgataatatgACAAATATGATACATCAGCGTCCTACCAGCTTAGGGTATGTCCGTCATTACTATACACCACACGGAACGGTCTTATATAGAGACTGACAGAGCCATCCGATAAAGGACGCCAATTTGTGTATGTGTATGATTATTTATGGTCGGTACACACATATAGTCTTTATACTATATTGCTGAATAATTATCAGTCAAGGCGACTGttagaaaagaaatataaaaccctttttaaaaaaaatgcttttattttctgttcatGCATGTGTACATGATAAAATTAAATGGTCTTAGTATAGACCGACTTGAGCTCAAAGTATTCATGAATAACAGGAGAATATGCAGTTAGGCACTTCTGTTTATTATCAACTGTGTAGAAACTAATTGACTCCGTATATAGTCAGACTTGACTCAAGTCGTTTTTGAAgtcaaaaatattgtcttaTCTCACAGGCCAACATTACATCTTCCAGGAGAGTGTATCGTTGATCGATTTGCTGCCTGAGGACAAATCTTCATTCTATCGTTACAACGGATCCCTGACTACGCCAGACTGCCACCAGATTGTCACTTGGA is from Apostichopus japonicus isolate 1M-3 chromosome 16, ASM3797524v1, whole genome shotgun sequence and encodes:
- the LOC139983025 gene encoding carbonic anhydrase 4-like, yielding METLKAISFLLFALSLTDAAKWTYERGAATGPANWGDVAAECDERRQSPIDFVHEDTISVSWKPFEFEGYDARTGSITRINNNGHTAMMELDGFHSVSEGGLPTEYEALQVHFHWGKTDAVGSEHTIDGKQFPLEMHIVHYAYISFNGSVRDAVGSGDPEALAVLGVLFEIGEEDNEELAEIITGLTEITAEGQHYIFQESVSLIDLLPEDKSSFYRYNGSLTTPDCHQIVTWTVFTETVPISQSQMEQFRALTEGSGSEVHSIGDAFRPVQPVYDRDVFYNGAVLTTIPSLVFVMGLIMIHLIP